From the genome of Scytonema hofmannii PCC 7110, one region includes:
- a CDS encoding type II secretion system F family protein encodes MPTFVARVKDSQGKAKTEKVVADSLADARTSLRQQGYVVQDLKKQAQGFDLKQLSTKFTSVSIKDKAVFSRQLAALVNAGVAIVRSLGVLAEQCSNPKLKQALVGISSEVQNGVNLSDAMRKYPDCFDGLYVSMIQAGEVGGVLDEVLNRLAKLLEDVARLQNQIKSAMAYPVAVSVIAISIFVGMTVFLIPIFAKIFEELGTTLPPLTQFMMFCSDVFRSWKMIVVVGVVVGFQIAYKQYYKTRVGRETIDRLSLKTPLFGDLIQKSSVARFSRTFGALTRSGVPILTSLEIVRDTSGNQVVANAIDAAKIEIQQGGMISIALQKEKVFPLMAIQMISIGEETGELDGMLMKIADFYEDEVEQAVKALTSILEPIMIVVLGGMVGTILMSMYLPLFAVFEKLG; translated from the coding sequence ATGCCAACATTTGTCGCTCGTGTTAAAGATTCACAAGGAAAAGCGAAAACAGAAAAAGTTGTAGCCGATTCTTTGGCTGACGCCCGTACTTCTTTAAGACAACAGGGTTATGTCGTCCAAGATCTCAAAAAACAAGCTCAAGGTTTTGATTTAAAACAACTTTCAACAAAATTCACTAGCGTCTCTATTAAGGATAAAGCTGTTTTCTCACGTCAGCTTGCTGCATTAGTCAATGCAGGTGTGGCAATTGTTAGAAGTTTAGGTGTCTTAGCCGAACAATGTAGTAATCCTAAACTTAAACAAGCTCTTGTGGGTATTAGCTCTGAAGTTCAAAATGGTGTTAACCTTTCAGACGCAATGCGTAAATATCCTGATTGCTTCGATGGTTTATATGTCAGTATGATCCAGGCTGGTGAAGTCGGCGGTGTTTTGGATGAAGTCTTGAATCGTTTAGCTAAGTTGTTAGAGGACGTTGCACGATTACAAAACCAAATTAAATCGGCAATGGCTTATCCTGTTGCTGTCAGTGTCATAGCAATTAGTATCTTTGTAGGAATGACCGTTTTCCTGATTCCAATTTTTGCTAAGATTTTTGAGGAATTAGGAACAACGTTACCGCCTCTAACCCAATTCATGATGTTTTGTAGTGATGTTTTCAGAAGCTGGAAGATGATAGTTGTTGTTGGTGTTGTTGTAGGTTTTCAGATTGCCTACAAACAGTATTACAAAACTAGAGTTGGTCGCGAAACTATTGACCGTCTTTCACTAAAAACGCCTTTGTTTGGTGACTTAATTCAAAAATCATCTGTTGCTCGCTTTAGCAGAACTTTTGGTGCTTTGACTCGTTCGGGTGTACCAATTCTGACATCTTTAGAAATTGTGCGAGATACATCAGGTAACCAGGTTGTGGCTAATGCTATTGATGCAGCAAAAATAGAAATTCAACAAGGGGGTATGATTAGTATTGCTTTGCAAAAAGAGAAAGTTTTTCCTCTTATGGCAATTCAAATGATAAGTATTGGAGAGGAAACGGGTGAATTAGATGGAATGTTGATGAAAATCGCCGATTTTTATGAAGATGAAGTTGAGCAAGCAGTAAAAGCATTAACTAGCATTTTAGAACCAATTATGATTGTGGTTTTAGGGGGCATGGTTGGTACTATTTTGATGTCAATGTATCTACCTTTGTTTGCAGTCTTCGAGAAGCTGGGCTAA
- the dnaJ gene encoding molecular chaperone DnaJ, translating to MARDYYEILGVSRDADKEEIKRAYRRLARKYHPDVNKEPGAEEQFKEINRAYEVLSEPETRARYDRFGEAAVNGGAGVGFQDMGDMGGFADIFESIFSGFAGGGMGGTTQRRRGGPVRGDDLRLDLKLDFREAVFGGEKEIRISHLETCEVCTGSGAKPGTRPRTCSTCGGTGQVRRVTRTPFGSFTQVSTCPTCNGTGMVIEDKCDACEGKGAKQVTKKLKITIPAGVDNGTRLRISAEGDAGQRSGPPGDLYVYLFVNEDEEFHRDGINVLSEIKVSYLQAILGCRLEVNTVDGPVELLIPPGTQPNTVMKLENHGVPRLGNPVSRGDHMITVSIDIPTKITPEERELLEKLAKIKGDRTGKGGLEGFLGNFFHQR from the coding sequence ATGGCTCGCGACTATTATGAAATTTTAGGTGTCTCTCGTGACGCCGACAAAGAAGAAATCAAACGCGCTTACCGCCGTTTAGCCCGGAAGTATCACCCAGATGTGAACAAAGAACCGGGTGCAGAGGAACAATTTAAAGAAATTAACCGCGCATATGAAGTACTATCCGAGCCGGAAACCCGTGCTCGTTATGACCGCTTTGGTGAAGCTGCTGTAAATGGTGGAGCTGGCGTAGGCTTCCAAGATATGGGTGATATGGGCGGTTTTGCCGATATCTTTGAAAGTATTTTCAGTGGCTTTGCTGGTGGTGGTATGGGGGGTACAACGCAAAGGCGTCGCGGCGGACCCGTGCGAGGCGATGACCTGCGGTTAGACCTAAAGTTAGACTTCAGAGAAGCGGTTTTTGGTGGTGAGAAAGAAATTCGCATTTCTCATCTAGAAACTTGTGAAGTTTGTACTGGTTCTGGTGCTAAACCGGGAACCCGTCCGCGTACTTGTTCAACTTGTGGTGGAACAGGTCAAGTCCGACGCGTGACCAGAACACCCTTTGGCAGTTTTACCCAAGTTTCCACATGTCCCACCTGTAATGGTACGGGAATGGTCATAGAAGACAAATGTGACGCTTGTGAGGGTAAGGGCGCAAAACAGGTTACCAAAAAGCTGAAAATTACTATCCCTGCAGGCGTAGACAATGGCACGAGATTGCGGATCTCCGCAGAAGGCGATGCCGGTCAGCGTAGCGGTCCTCCTGGTGATTTATACGTTTATTTGTTTGTGAATGAGGATGAGGAATTCCATCGGGATGGGATTAACGTTCTCTCAGAAATCAAAGTTAGCTACCTACAAGCAATTCTAGGCTGCCGTTTAGAAGTGAACACGGTAGATGGACCAGTGGAATTGCTGATTCCACCTGGAACCCAGCCAAATACGGTGATGAAATTGGAAAATCATGGCGTACCTCGCTTGGGTAATCCCGTAAGTCGTGGTGACCACATGATTACAGTGTCGATTGATATCCCGACAAAAATTACGCCTGAAGAACGAGAACTGTTGGAGAAGCTAGCTAAAATAAAAGGAGATCGCACTGGTAAAGGCGGTCTAGAAGGATTTTTGGGAAACTTTTTCCACCAACGATGA
- the dnaK gene encoding molecular chaperone DnaK, producing the protein MSKVIGIDLGTTNSCVAVLEGGQPIVISNSEGGRTTPSIVGFGKGGDRLVGQLAKRQAVTNAENTIFSIKRFIGRRWEDTVTERDRVPYNCVKGRDETVDVQIRGRNYTPQEISAMILQKLKQDAENFLGESVTQVVITVPAYFTDAQRQATKDAGTIAGLEVLRIINEPTAAALAFGLDKQDQEQLILVFDLGGGTFDVSILQLGDGVFEVKATCGNNHLGGDDFDNCIVRWMVERFKQKEKTDLTQDKMALQRLREAAEKAKIELSSMGSTSINLPFITSNETGPKHLEMELSRAKFEEMATNLIEATIEPMLQALKDAELKPQDIDRIILVGGSTRIPAVQNALMKFFNGKTPDRSINPDEAVALGAAIQAGVLGGEVDNLLLLDVTPLSLGIETLGEVFTKIIERNTTIPTSKSQIFSTAVDGQTSVEIHVLQGERAMARDNKSLGKFLLTGIPPAPRGVPQIEVSFEIDVNGILKVLAQDKGTGREQSVRITNTGGLSANEVERMRQQAEMFAEEDKRRMQLVELRNQADNLLYSYESTIKSNGMVVSDQIKALADEKLIRLKALASDDTISIAEFKECLEDFQQTLFNIGAEVYNRAGTPSDDAPEESVASLKLEEPVASVSGTATPQFNFDFEDENTMQADYEAID; encoded by the coding sequence ATGAGCAAAGTTATTGGGATCGACTTAGGCACTACCAATAGTTGTGTCGCGGTTCTAGAAGGTGGTCAGCCGATTGTTATTTCTAATTCAGAAGGTGGACGAACAACTCCCAGTATCGTGGGATTTGGAAAAGGTGGCGATCGCTTGGTTGGTCAATTGGCAAAGCGTCAAGCTGTAACAAATGCTGAGAATACAATTTTTAGTATTAAGCGTTTTATTGGGCGTCGTTGGGAGGATACAGTTACAGAACGCGATCGCGTCCCTTATAACTGTGTCAAAGGTAGAGACGAGACTGTAGATGTTCAAATTCGCGGACGCAATTACACGCCCCAAGAAATTTCTGCCATGATCTTGCAAAAGCTCAAGCAAGATGCAGAAAACTTTTTGGGTGAATCGGTGACCCAGGTAGTGATTACAGTACCAGCGTATTTCACAGATGCTCAAAGACAAGCGACAAAAGACGCGGGTACTATCGCCGGACTCGAAGTCTTGCGGATTATCAACGAGCCAACGGCTGCTGCTTTAGCCTTTGGGTTGGACAAGCAAGACCAAGAACAGCTGATTCTCGTGTTTGACTTGGGAGGCGGAACCTTCGACGTATCCATTCTACAACTTGGGGATGGAGTTTTTGAAGTGAAAGCTACTTGTGGCAACAACCATTTAGGCGGAGACGATTTTGACAACTGCATAGTGCGCTGGATGGTAGAACGCTTCAAGCAGAAGGAAAAAACCGATCTGACTCAGGATAAAATGGCTTTGCAACGCCTGCGAGAAGCGGCTGAAAAGGCAAAGATTGAACTTTCGAGTATGGGTTCCACGTCCATTAATTTGCCGTTTATTACTTCTAACGAAACGGGTCCCAAGCATTTGGAAATGGAACTCAGCCGCGCTAAATTTGAAGAGATGGCAACAAATCTGATTGAAGCTACTATTGAACCAATGCTTCAGGCGCTCAAAGATGCTGAACTCAAACCTCAAGACATTGACCGGATTATTTTAGTGGGTGGTTCCACGCGCATTCCTGCGGTTCAAAACGCCCTCATGAAATTTTTTAACGGCAAAACTCCCGATCGCTCCATTAACCCCGATGAAGCAGTCGCACTTGGTGCTGCTATCCAAGCAGGAGTCTTGGGTGGCGAAGTTGACAATCTCCTCTTACTGGACGTGACACCCCTGTCGCTAGGAATTGAAACTTTAGGAGAAGTGTTTACAAAAATTATAGAACGCAACACCACAATTCCCACTAGCAAGTCTCAGATATTTTCTACAGCAGTGGATGGACAAACCTCTGTAGAAATTCACGTCCTTCAAGGTGAACGCGCAATGGCACGGGATAACAAGAGTTTAGGGAAATTCCTCCTTACAGGAATTCCACCCGCACCCCGTGGCGTACCCCAAATAGAGGTTTCCTTTGAAATTGATGTCAATGGTATCCTCAAAGTTTTGGCACAGGATAAAGGTACAGGTCGAGAACAAAGTGTTCGGATTACCAACACGGGTGGCTTGAGTGCCAACGAAGTCGAAAGAATGCGGCAACAAGCGGAAATGTTTGCTGAAGAAGACAAAAGACGCATGCAGTTGGTTGAACTGAGAAACCAAGCAGATAATTTGTTATACAGCTACGAATCGACCATTAAGAGCAATGGCATGGTTGTGAGCGACCAAATAAAAGCCTTGGCTGATGAAAAATTGATTCGCCTAAAAGCATTAGCGTCTGACGACACCATCTCAATAGCAGAATTCAAAGAGTGCTTGGAAGACTTCCAACAAACTTTGTTTAACATTGGGGCTGAAGTATACAATCGTGCTGGGACTCCAAGCGATGATGCCCCCGAAGAATCCGTTGCGTCATTGAAGTTAGAAGAACCTGTTGCGTCGGTGAGTGGAACAGCAACACCACAATTTAATTTTGATTTTGAAGACGAAAATACTATGCAGGCTGATTATGAAGCGATAGACTAG
- a CDS encoding GspE/PulE family protein has protein sequence MTYSSPQRRSTALTTRAEFSPFGNKLVQSGFVDSEQMRQALIESRKSGRPLTEVLETISGRQLTPELLRQYKKQQLFELKILYGVESLDPEVSQVGQTTVGQLIDTLIPVDICRRHRLVPLAKHDDQNPPSVLVAMVAPDNLEASDDLNRILRPQGLALQRMVITQEDYQQLINQYLDELAVRQKHIEQEKFTDINQDLENLENLNMDEAPEDGEADLGAAMKGAEDAPVISLVNRILGKALHEKVSDIHIEPQEENLRIRFRKDGVLREAFDPLPKKIIPAVTARFKIISNLDIAERRLPQDGRIRRLFEGRKVDFRVNTLPSRYGEKVVLRILDNSSTQLGLNKLITDPETLHIVQEMVARPFGLILVTGPTGSGKTTTLYSALSEKNSPGINISTVEDPIEYSLPGITQVQVIREKGLDFGTALRAFLRQDPDVLLVGETRDKETAKTAIEAALTGHLVLTTLHTNDAPGAIARLGEMGIESFMVSSSLIGVLAQRLVRRVCSSCRIPYTPTVEELARYGLSARQEAGITFYKANTLTAEQLQEAKAKNHACPDCNGVGYKGRCGVYEVMRVTERLQALITEEAPTERIKEVAVEEGMKTLLAYSLNLVRQGSTTLEEVERVTFTDTGLEAELKAKRKSGLTCRTCNAGLQPEWLDCPYCMTPRFSDQ, from the coding sequence ATGACTTACTCGTCACCACAGAGGCGCAGTACTGCTCTTACAACAAGAGCTGAGTTTTCGCCCTTCGGCAACAAACTTGTGCAATCTGGCTTTGTTGACAGCGAACAAATGAGACAAGCGCTGATAGAAAGCCGCAAGTCAGGCAGACCCCTGACAGAAGTATTGGAAACAATTTCAGGCAGACAGCTAACACCAGAACTACTCAGACAGTATAAAAAGCAGCAATTATTTGAACTAAAAATACTATACGGCGTAGAATCTCTCGATCCGGAAGTCAGCCAAGTTGGACAAACAACTGTTGGTCAATTGATTGACACCCTCATTCCAGTTGATATTTGTCGTCGCCATCGCTTGGTTCCTTTGGCAAAACATGATGACCAAAACCCACCCTCTGTTTTGGTAGCGATGGTAGCCCCAGATAACTTAGAGGCTTCAGATGACTTAAACCGTATCTTGCGCCCGCAGGGATTGGCATTGCAGCGCATGGTCATTACCCAAGAGGACTATCAACAACTTATTAATCAGTATTTGGATGAACTGGCTGTTCGGCAAAAGCACATAGAACAGGAAAAATTTACAGATATCAATCAGGATTTAGAAAATTTAGAAAATCTCAATATGGATGAAGCACCTGAAGACGGCGAAGCCGATTTGGGTGCAGCAATGAAGGGGGCTGAAGATGCTCCAGTCATTAGTTTGGTTAATAGAATTCTTGGTAAAGCTTTACACGAAAAGGTTTCTGATATTCACATCGAACCACAGGAAGAAAATTTACGCATTCGTTTTCGGAAAGATGGCGTCCTGCGTGAAGCTTTTGACCCTCTGCCCAAAAAAATCATTCCTGCTGTTACAGCCCGTTTCAAAATCATTTCCAACCTAGATATTGCCGAAAGGCGCTTACCTCAAGACGGACGTATTCGGCGATTGTTTGAGGGGCGTAAGGTGGACTTTCGTGTCAACACCTTACCCAGCCGCTACGGGGAAAAGGTAGTACTGCGGATTTTGGATAACTCCTCAACCCAACTAGGGCTGAATAAGCTGATTACAGATCCAGAGACACTACATATAGTCCAAGAGATGGTTGCTCGTCCCTTTGGTCTAATTCTAGTAACCGGACCAACAGGTTCTGGTAAAACAACAACCCTGTATTCTGCTCTTTCAGAAAAGAACTCTCCAGGCATTAATATAAGTACCGTAGAAGACCCGATTGAGTACAGCTTACCCGGAATTACTCAGGTGCAAGTGATTCGGGAAAAAGGGCTAGACTTTGGAACGGCTTTACGAGCTTTCTTACGGCAAGATCCAGATGTGTTACTCGTGGGTGAAACGCGAGACAAAGAAACAGCAAAAACCGCAATTGAGGCTGCTTTAACAGGTCACTTGGTTCTCACGACCTTACATACAAATGATGCCCCAGGTGCGATCGCTCGTTTGGGAGAAATGGGTATTGAATCTTTCATGGTTTCTAGCTCCCTCATCGGTGTCTTAGCACAGCGCTTGGTACGCCGTGTTTGCTCCAGTTGTCGTATTCCTTACACTCCCACTGTAGAAGAACTAGCTCGCTACGGGCTATCAGCCCGTCAAGAAGCTGGTATCACTTTTTACAAAGCAAATACCCTCACAGCAGAACAACTTCAAGAAGCTAAAGCAAAGAATCATGCATGTCCGGATTGTAACGGCGTTGGTTACAAAGGACGTTGTGGTGTTTATGAAGTCATGCGAGTTACCGAACGTCTACAAGCTTTAATCACCGAAGAAGCCCCAACAGAACGCATTAAAGAAGTAGCAGTAGAAGAAGGGATGAAAACCCTACTAGCTTACAGCTTGAATCTTGTGCGTCAAGGTTCCACGACTTTAGAAGAAGTAGAACGAGTTACATTCACCGATACAGGTTTAGAAGCAGAGTTAAAAGCCAAGCGCAAGAGCGGTCTTACCTGTAGAACTTGCAATGCTGGACTGCAACCAGAATGGCTCGATTGTCCATACTGTATGACACCTAGATTCAGTGACCAGTAA
- a CDS encoding type IV pilus twitching motility protein PilT, whose amino-acid sequence MELMIEDLMEQLIEMGGSDMHLSAGLPPYFRISGKLTPIGDEPMTVDQCQRLIFSMLNNTQRKTLEQTWELDCSYGVKGLARFRVNVYKERGAYAACLRALSSKIPNFEKLGLPDVVREMVDKPRGLVLVTGPTGSGKTTTLAACIDLINRTKAEHILTVEDPIEFVYEPVKSLIHQRQLNEDTKSFANALRAALREDPDIVLVGEMRDLETISLAISAAETGHLVFGTLHTSSAAQTVDRIIDVFPHERQTQVRVQLSNSLVAVFSQTLVSKKNPKPGEYGRVMAQEIMVVTPAISNLIREGKTSQIYSAIQTGGKLGMQTLEKVLADLYKAGTISFEAAMSKTSKPDEVQRLIGPGAPPPPTPGAKPAAKAH is encoded by the coding sequence ATGGAATTAATGATTGAAGATTTGATGGAGCAATTGATTGAAATGGGTGGTTCAGATATGCACTTATCTGCAGGGCTACCTCCCTATTTTCGTATTAGTGGCAAACTGACTCCTATTGGTGACGAACCAATGACAGTAGATCAGTGCCAAAGACTGATTTTTAGTATGTTGAATAATACTCAACGTAAAACCTTAGAACAAACTTGGGAGTTAGATTGTTCCTATGGTGTTAAAGGATTAGCGCGTTTCCGGGTCAATGTTTATAAAGAGCGTGGAGCCTATGCTGCTTGTTTGCGAGCACTCAGTTCTAAGATTCCTAATTTTGAAAAATTGGGTTTACCAGATGTTGTTCGAGAAATGGTAGATAAGCCCAGAGGATTGGTTTTGGTTACAGGTCCTACAGGCTCTGGTAAGACCACAACCTTAGCAGCATGTATTGACTTAATCAATCGCACTAAGGCAGAACACATTTTGACTGTGGAAGACCCAATTGAATTTGTTTATGAACCTGTTAAAAGTCTTATCCACCAACGACAACTCAATGAAGATACGAAGAGTTTTGCTAATGCTTTAAGAGCAGCACTTCGGGAAGATCCAGATATCGTTCTTGTTGGTGAAATGCGGGACTTAGAAACAATTTCTTTGGCTATTTCTGCTGCAGAAACAGGACACTTAGTCTTTGGAACCCTACACACTAGTTCCGCAGCACAAACAGTAGATAGAATCATTGACGTTTTCCCCCATGAAAGACAAACTCAAGTGCGAGTGCAGTTGTCTAACTCATTGGTAGCAGTATTCAGCCAAACACTAGTTTCTAAGAAAAACCCCAAACCCGGTGAGTATGGTCGAGTGATGGCTCAAGAAATTATGGTGGTAACACCTGCTATTTCCAACTTAATTCGAGAAGGAAAAACTTCTCAAATTTACTCTGCTATTCAAACAGGAGGTAAGTTGGGAATGCAAACTCTAGAAAAAGTTTTAGCCGACTTATACAAAGCAGGAACCATCTCTTTTGAAGCAGCAATGTCTAAGACTTCCAAACCAGATGAAGTTCAGCGCCTTATTGGTCCAGGTGCTCCACCTCCACCCACTCCAGGTGCCAAACCAGCAGCTAAAGCACATTAA
- the rsgA gene encoding small ribosomal subunit biogenesis GTPase RsgA produces the protein MRGEDLEPTGQLLGTVLAVQANFYRVQLDLRDEEDKETISLTPSLPHSLTPSLLLCTRRTRLKKIGQQVTVGDRVVVEEPDWAGGRGAISEVLPRRSELDRPAIANVDRILLVFAVADPPLEPYQLSRFLLKAESTGLDVVLCLNKSDLISSKQQREISDRLASWGYEPLFVSVNKSINLNQIATSLQEKITVIAGPSGVGKSSLINALIPNANLRVGEISGKLARGRHTTRHVELFELPGGGLLADTPGFNQPDLDISPEELATLFPEARQRLAVESCRFSDCLHKDEPECVVRGDWERYQHYLDFLEEVIERQTHLHQQADPESTVKMKTKGKGQTKYEPKLESKKYRRISRKTQLQELQQLYQETDE, from the coding sequence ATGAGAGGGGAAGACCTAGAACCCACTGGGCAGTTATTGGGTACGGTTTTAGCCGTACAGGCTAATTTTTATCGCGTGCAGTTAGATTTGAGGGACGAGGAAGACAAGGAGACAATTTCCCTCACTCCCTCACTCCCTCACTCCCTCACTCCCTCACTCCTCCTCTGCACCCGCAGAACCCGTTTAAAGAAAATCGGGCAGCAGGTGACGGTGGGAGATCGCGTGGTGGTTGAAGAACCAGACTGGGCGGGTGGTAGAGGCGCAATATCAGAAGTTTTACCCCGTAGAAGTGAATTAGACCGTCCGGCGATCGCGAATGTGGATCGAATTTTGTTAGTCTTTGCCGTAGCAGATCCGCCTTTAGAACCTTACCAACTAAGCCGTTTTTTGCTAAAAGCTGAGTCCACAGGTTTAGATGTGGTTTTATGCTTAAATAAGAGCGATTTGATTTCCAGTAAACAGCAAAGAGAAATTAGCGATCGCTTAGCCAGTTGGGGCTACGAACCACTCTTTGTTAGTGTAAATAAAAGTATAAATCTTAACCAGATAGCGACTAGTCTTCAAGAAAAAATTACCGTTATAGCCGGACCATCAGGCGTTGGAAAGTCCAGCCTGATCAACGCATTAATTCCCAACGCCAATTTACGAGTAGGCGAAATTTCCGGTAAACTGGCAAGAGGTCGCCATACCACCCGTCATGTAGAATTATTTGAATTGCCTGGTGGTGGTTTGCTTGCGGATACTCCAGGTTTTAATCAACCCGATCTTGATATTTCCCCTGAAGAATTAGCAACTTTATTCCCAGAAGCAAGGCAGAGACTAGCGGTAGAGAGTTGCCGTTTTAGTGATTGCTTGCATAAGGACGAACCGGAATGCGTTGTGCGTGGAGATTGGGAAAGATACCAGCACTACTTGGATTTTTTAGAAGAAGTCATTGAGCGCCAAACACATCTCCATCAACAAGCAGACCCCGAATCCACTGTAAAAATGAAAACTAAAGGAAAGGGGCAGACTAAGTACGAGCCAAAGCTAGAATCTAAAAAGTACCGTCGCATTTCTCGGAAAACTCAATTGCAGGAGTTGCAGCAGTTGTATCAAGAAACTGACGAGTAA
- a CDS encoding Uma2 family endonuclease, with the protein MSQILATTSTVQDVTQGIIFPPGDLYSDEPPLESDLHREQIELLVRLIKWHWRERQDFYATGNLTVYFSPNQKKSEDFRGPDFLVVLDTEKKDRKSWVVWQEDGKYPNIIVELLSDSTASVDRGLKKQIYQNTFRTPDYFWFDPVSLEFQGFHILDGEYHELIPTPEGWLWSQQLGLYLGVVERKLRFFTPDGQLVLLPEEEANQQLQQTNQQLQQTNQQLQQTNQQLQQTNQQLEQERQKAEKLAERLRAAGIDPNELV; encoded by the coding sequence ATGTCTCAAATTCTTGCCACCACCTCTACCGTACAAGACGTTACTCAAGGTATAATTTTTCCACCTGGTGACCTTTATAGTGACGAACCTCCCTTGGAAAGCGATCTGCACCGCGAACAAATTGAATTGCTTGTCCGCCTGATAAAGTGGCATTGGCGAGAACGTCAGGATTTTTATGCCACAGGTAACCTGACCGTATACTTCAGCCCCAATCAAAAAAAGTCGGAAGATTTTAGAGGACCGGATTTTTTGGTGGTTTTAGATACAGAAAAGAAAGATCGCAAAAGTTGGGTGGTGTGGCAAGAAGACGGTAAATATCCCAACATCATCGTAGAGCTATTATCAGATTCAACTGCATCTGTCGATCGCGGTCTGAAAAAGCAAATCTACCAAAACACATTTCGGACTCCTGATTACTTCTGGTTTGACCCAGTGAGTCTGGAATTTCAGGGATTTCACATCCTAGATGGAGAGTATCACGAGCTGATACCGACTCCAGAGGGTTGGTTGTGGAGCCAGCAGTTAGGGCTGTATTTGGGAGTGGTTGAGCGGAAATTGCGCTTTTTTACGCCGGATGGACAGCTAGTACTTTTACCAGAAGAGGAAGCAAATCAACAATTACAACAGACAAACCAACAATTACAACAGACAAACCAACAATTACAACAGACAAACCAACAATTACAACAGACAAACCAACAACTGGAGCAGGAACGGCAAAAAGCTGAAAAATTAGCAGAACGGTTGCGAGCCGCAGGAATTGACCCAAATGAACTGGTGTAA
- a CDS encoding sulfurtransferase TusA family protein, whose product MNLPSLSTPDAQLDLRGTPCPINFVRTKLRLEQMQPGHLLEVWLDPGEPIEQVPDSLTMAGFQVEQIENCNGYYSLLVRRPVAVS is encoded by the coding sequence ATGAATCTACCTTCCCTCTCAACGCCTGATGCTCAATTGGACTTACGCGGCACTCCTTGCCCGATAAATTTTGTAAGGACAAAACTCCGTCTGGAGCAAATGCAGCCCGGTCATTTGCTTGAGGTCTGGTTAGACCCAGGAGAACCAATTGAGCAAGTTCCTGATAGCTTGACTATGGCAGGCTTTCAAGTAGAGCAAATTGAAAACTGTAATGGTTACTATTCTTTATTAGTCCGCCGTCCCGTAGCTGTCTCATGA
- the grpE gene encoding nucleotide exchange factor GrpE, whose protein sequence is MVDENQQQNNTNQQSGELTEEQQTMTDSTVQINANETGNEVNQQSETQTETVLETTAANQDSNVAATADATTDRSNAKETELTQQIESLKVQLEERSTQYMRIAADFENYRKRNQKEKEDLEQQLKRNTITELLPVVDNFERARAQIKPQNDGEMTIHKSYQGVYKLLVDCLKRLGVSPMRPDGQPFDPNLHEAVLREPTDEYPEGTVLEELVRGYYLGERVLRHAMVKVAAPKEDAPSSEDDRSSSANS, encoded by the coding sequence ATGGTAGACGAAAATCAACAGCAGAACAATACAAATCAGCAATCAGGTGAATTAACTGAGGAACAGCAAACAATGACCGACTCTACAGTTCAAATCAATGCCAACGAAACCGGGAACGAGGTTAATCAGCAGTCAGAAACTCAAACTGAGACCGTCTTGGAAACAACTGCTGCCAATCAAGACAGCAATGTGGCTGCGACTGCTGACGCTACGACCGATCGATCCAACGCGAAAGAAACTGAACTGACTCAACAAATTGAATCTCTTAAAGTGCAGCTAGAAGAGCGTAGCACCCAGTATATGAGGATTGCTGCTGATTTTGAAAACTATCGCAAGCGCAATCAAAAAGAGAAAGAAGACTTAGAACAGCAGCTCAAGCGGAATACAATTACTGAATTACTCCCAGTTGTTGATAATTTTGAACGGGCGCGGGCGCAAATTAAACCCCAAAATGATGGTGAGATGACCATTCATAAGAGCTATCAAGGTGTTTACAAGCTCTTAGTAGATTGTCTCAAACGCCTGGGAGTTTCCCCGATGCGCCCCGATGGTCAACCATTCGATCCCAACTTACATGAAGCAGTATTGCGGGAACCTACGGATGAATATCCTGAAGGAACAGTGTTAGAAGAGTTAGTGCGCGGATATTACTTGGGCGAACGAGTGCTGCGTCATGCCATGGTGAAGGTGGCTGCTCCAAAGGAAGATGCACCTTCTTCTGAGGACGATCGCTCAAGTTCTGCAAATAGTTGA